CCCTTGCAGAAAACAGCTAGGCTGCTGTTATCAATCACATATCTTTGCATATTGTGAAACTTTCTCACCCTGTTTTACCTGACAGACTCAACATTTGGAGGAATAGAAAGAAGGGGCCGTTTGCTCATTCTTGTTTTCCTTTAAAGTCCACAGCCTTTCAGGGTCATGAAAAAATATAATATTTGTCagacacttttttgcttacttaGTTTCCACTTTGTAGGTCTATTACTACCAAAATAAATGTCACAATGTAATTGAATTGATTTATGTTTTTATTGTTTAACTTGTCAGGCTACAGTTAATTAATGACAGTTTTGTGCACATAGGGTAATGAGGAAGGCATTCACAAATTACACTCAGTAAAATATTATGGTCTAAAATGTTaagaataaatcaaatcaaatataatgCCATTGTAGGCTATGCATCATATTAAATGTAAAATACATTGGGATACAATGTAAATTCATTTTAGATATAGCCTTTATATTCTAAGCCTCAAAATATAAAACATTGATATGATATTGATATGGTTTATATAACAAAACTGCTATCATATAATGCTAGCCATTAGGCCTATATGAAAAGGCTACAATAAATTGAGCTTCGTGTGAATAGGCCTATAGGCCAATGTCAAAAGTGACACTTTAGTAAAAATGTATTATTGTAATATTCTGTCTATAATTCTAATATGTTGTTAAACTATCAATTATGTAGCGTACATATTTTACACTAGTTCTATTTTGTATTTTCGCTTCCCAAAAAACGTCCAATTAGGCTATCATATAACGTCAAATATTATATCCTATAGTTTTCCTATCCCTGTCAACCAGTGTCCCTCAATTCTTTGAAGGcctaaaataaatgtatttactTTTCCAGCTGTTTTCTGCCCCTGTGACCGTCCACTCCAGGTTTTCTTGCTCTCCAATGACCTGTCAAGCGGATTACCGCAGAGAGAGATTAATGGTAGAGGCGGGTTGCAATAATAATCGTTTTGTTTGAAGTGACAACTTTGATAGGCGTTGATTTACTTACAAACTGATAGGCTTTTAATTGAGCGCCTCCATTCCGATTGAGATGAAAGGAGGCCCCGCATTGAAAAGCTACCCTGGATTGCCCCCGAGCCTCAATACTGATTAGCCATCTCAGCGGTGAAGAGTTCAAGGTATTTTAAACTTCTTTTCTCAGCACTCTGACACACAATTtctctttccttttctttttcagtcacccctcttttctccctcttaaataaaataaatcattttAATTGTATGTAGGCCTAAATAAAATCGAGTTGACATATAAAATGTCTGGACCAGTTTTTTGTTCCCTTTTCTTTGTCATTTTATTGGGGACATAACCATGTGCCAGAGGCAATGGCAGGTTTTTACGATACGTGCAGAGATACGTTTGCATCTGCGGGAAAGTGGTTGTTTGTATTGCTGAAAACCCAGGCCATTATGTTTGACTCAGTAAATGTAAAACTTAGGCTACATGTTAACATGTGTTGGATAAGATTGGCACCTGTCCAGAGTGACTTTTCTATGGGGAACTTTGCCCCACACTAACTGTGTTGTTCTAAATGTTGTTGTTCTAAGTATTCTATATAGCTTGCTAAGCAACACTACTAGAGTGACATTTAAAAACACTTTCTCGTCAGAAGGAATGGGGCACAAATGTGCCTTTTACTTTATTTTAACAATGAAGCAAATTATATTAAAATGAATTTAAATGTAGGCTAATATTAGCCATAAAGTTGCATTTATATAAACTTATTGAAGTCCATTATGGCCTACCAATTATTGTCCTTAGGCAGGAACATGAACATTACTGAAATATAATAGTAGACATTGAACTATTTCTGACAAATTATCAAACATCCGAGCACTAAAAGTTCATGGCATCTTTTAAGCCGTTTGGGACACTTTCCTTGTATGAAGTATTTGACAGGAAGGGGAAAAGTTTACTTAGTCCAGTGAATCTGCGAAAGATTGGGTTCTCCGGTCGCTTTGCCTGCGTTAAGTCCTTATAAAATCTGCTTAGCCTCGTCCTTTAATTTTCTGCTCAAAATCCTTATTAATTTGCAAATACCGTCCTAAATCCCATGGACACTATAGGCTATGGAGAAGTGGCATAGTCTAGCGCGTCGCTGTCTACCTATTGTCGATGCTTATACAAATTGAATTTAACACGAGGATGATTTATTTCGTCCAAATGAAGTGTCTCTTTTCTCAGATGCCTCTCTGTCTTTCCATTTGTCCTTTTCCCCATGCAGCCACGCTCGCATGTAATCATCTACAATAGCTGACATAAATCAAGGCAGGATTGACAGCCACTGACAAATACCTGATTGATTGCGGTGGAGCAGAATTGACAGTTGACGGAGGCGTGAAGATAGAAATAGAAGGGGGGTGTATATTATACTGAAAACATGTGACATTCACATACCTCCATCACTGCATTGGTCTGTTCCTGTCAACGCTTGTCTGATTGGGGAATTCAAGCTGAAGTGGTTGATCTTCTGGTTGTGGAATATAATTTATATAGGAACATGTCTGTAAACTAAAATACAGGGTTATATTTATTGATTAAAGATCTTGGTAATATAGCTCAAAAGGTGCCGAATACATTGCTTATTAGTGCATTAGGGTCTAGAGAACAAACTAATAATTAGGCTATTTAATGCAGGCTATAGTTTCATTAATACATTTCCCATTTCCTAAATATCATGTAGCCTATATGCCTTCCAGTAATAACCATTACCACATCGCCTACCTCTACAGCCAAATACGTTCACTGTTTTGAAAATGCCAGAAAGACTACTATTTCCAGACTTGGGTCTATATACTTTTTTAGACATTGAAAAAACAAAACAGGCCCTGCCTCAAGGATGGTGAGAGTCCGTGAGAGCGCACACAACAACCCAACTATTTCTCCTCACTATCTCCTCCCCCGAGCTGTCAATATAGAGGCGCTTACAAAGAGGCAACGTCACATCCCCTTGACCCTCCAATCACCTCGGGGTCCCATTTGATTGGAAGGCGGCAAAGGCTTTAATCTCGGACTAATTCAGATGCTTTTGAAGTGAACATTTCTACCAGTTCGTACTTCGGGAGTATAGAGCGCGGTCAAGTCAGGAGACACAGAACGCGCTATGCCCATGGTGAAAGACGCAGCCACGGATCCGCGATAACCTCGCACTCACTCTCGTCTACCTTCTTCCTGCTTACCAACCGCACCTTCTTCGTTTCCTCTCATTATACGGATTATTACACGCAATATCAATCTCTTGATTTTCGAAAGAGGTTGTATTTGCTTTTCTTGATGAATCTGATAAATGAATTACCGACTAATTTCGTGAGAATTGGGACATGATCACATCGCCCTCGGTATCTGCTCTGAGAAATAGTCGTATTCATCTAGTCTGGGAGAGCATCGACTCTCGGAATATCATCAACAAGCCTTTTCTTCACTCCGTTCCCCGTCGGACCATCTACGGCAAGCTAACCGAGTCCCCATCAAGGTTTTGAAAATGCTCACGGCACGATCAGGACACATTTTGCATCCAGAGTATCTTCAACCGTTACCATCTACCCCGATTAGCCCTATTGAGGTAAGATTTCAAAGACTAGTAGAATAAATGCTTCAAAGTTTCATGTTTGTTTTGTAAGCATTACACATAGAAACGGTTATCCCGGAATGTAAGACATGGAATAGCATAAATGAAAACTCTTATTATATTGAAGTGGAAATGTGGGCTATTCTATTATAAAGATGATTGGTAAGGGAAATTGTTATGAATTTAGAAACTGGGAATCTTAAATCTACTCGTAGAGTTCGGCTATTCTCGAGTAAAAGCTGCGCACTGCGCACAATTATTTTGGATAAGGACTCGGACATTCCGTTTCTGGTTGCATTTCGACCAAAAGTCCTATATTGTTTATTGTTTGTATTTTTTTCAGTACTCTATTTGTAAAATTATAGGTTTTGTTTTCTCTACAGCTAGATGCTAAGAAGAGTCCGTTGGCACTGCTGGCGCAGACATGCTCTCAAATCGGTAAACCGGACCCCCCTCCTTCCTCCAAGCTATCCTCTATAACATCAAATGGATCTAGTGACAAGGAGTCCAAATCCGGTCCATTAAAAATGAGTGACATCGGTGTGGATGACAAATCCAGCTTCAAACCCTATTCCAAACCGTCAGATAAGAAGGACTCGTCCTCGGGCGTCTCGAGTGGAGAGAAGACTGGTTTCCGAGTGCCGAGCGCCACCTGTCAGCCATTCACGCCACGGACAGGCAGCCCCAACTCTAGCACTTCTGCCTCGCCCATGCCGTCAGAGGGGAAgtgtggagacagggaggacaagAAAGATTCAGATTGTAATAAAAATGGCACAACGGACGGATCTGGAACCACTAACAGCCACAGCAGGATAAGCGTGAGTTGCGGTGGAATTAACGTGGAGGTGAACCAGCACCAGGAGACAACGCCTGGGTCCAAAGTCATGTCTTCGGAATCCTCCTCTCTAACCTCCGTTTCATCTGCTTCTGGACTCGGGTCAGGACTTGTAGCCCCAGTCTCTCCTTACAAACCGGGTCAGACAGTTTTTCCCCTGCCGCCTGCTGGCATGCACTACCCCGGGAGTTTAGGGGCCTACGCTGGTTATCCGCAACACTTCCTCCCTCACGGCGGGAGCCTGGTTAACGCACAGCTGGCCAGCATGGGCTGCAGTAAGGCCGGATCCAGCCCCCTGGCCGGGGCCTCTCCACCCTCCATCATGTCAGCCAGCCTGTGTAGAGACCCTTACTGCTTAAGTTACCATTGTGCCAGCCACTTAGCGGGCGCTGCCAGTGCCTCTCAGCAGTGCCACGACAACGCAGCTGCCGCGGCCGCTAACGCGATGAAATCTGGGTACCACCACATGTACCCGACACACCTTTTGCACGGCATGCACTCCTCTCCGCAATCTTTCAGTGGACATCCTTTGTACCCCTATGGTTTCATGCTCCCCAACGACCCCCTTCCTCACGTCTGTAACTGGGTGTCGGCGAACGGACCCTGCGACAAGCGTTTCTCCTCATCCGAGGAGCTGCTGAACCACCTGCGGACGCACACAGCCTTCACCGGGGCGGAGAAGTTGATATCGGGTTACCCTAATTCCTCATCGTTAGCTAGTGCTGCGGCTGCTGCGATGGCATGCCACATGCACATGCCACAGTCAGGAGGCCCTGGAAGCCCTGGGACACTGACGCTGAGGAGTCCGCATCACGCGTTGGGACTAAGCAGCCGTTACCATCCGTACTCCAAGAGTCCCCTGCCTACCGgagcccctgtccctgtccccgcAGCCACCGGGCCATACTACTCCCCCTATGCCCTGTACGGCCAGAGACTCACCACAGCATCAGCGCTGGGATACCAGTGAAACACACTTGACTTTTGAAAAGTTTATAGTTATAAAAATGCAAATATAAAAACTTTTATATCAACGCTCAACCTAAGGGCGGGATCCGTGAACTCGGTATTTATTTATGTCGGCTGAAGGCGGATGATAATAGCTACAAATGGAAGACATTTGAGAGACTCGAAGTGCATTATGTTTAAACTGAACTCTATAGGTAAAGTGAAAACACACATGGTAGAATACTAATAGGCTAAAATAAGGGTTTTCATTTCGATGTTCATTTGAAATTGCTATGATTGTATTGTTCTTATTTAATGTCTCATTGAGAAGATAATTATTTACATGCATGTTTGTTTCTTAAACTCCCAAATTGTCCACATCATTTTAAATTGTTGTTATTTTTCAGGTGTAAACCATGGAAAGAGAATTGGTATTTTTTTTGTATGTATTCTGGAAAAATAAGAAACAATTCTGTTCCATATTTCCGTGTGCCTCCTTTTATGATTATAACAACTATCTACATTTTTAACATGCTATTTCATTAAACATTTTCTGGTTTCATAAACATTTTTAATGGACATCATGAAATGTGCTGATTGGGAGGTTAATCTTATTAACTGGTTACCTATACAGTATAACTATAACGTTATTTACGAGTAGGCTACATTTTTAGAGTACTTTATTTCTATAGGGTAGGCTAAATGCTATTTTTAGCATGATTCATTGTTTCTAAACTATATAGGCCTAATTTTAAATGCTTGAACGTTGAAACACTATAGGCTTTTAAAACTAAACACACAACTTCGAATGCATTTTAGATAGAACATTATTATAGCTGAACATCATGGTGTGTGTGCGCGATCCAAAACGGGATACATCCATCAAAGCATGTTCATAATTGTTGATTGCAGATGAGCTTTGACATTTATTTCTGTAGTGATTTAAGCAGGAGATTCCCAAATAAGTCTCGTTGGCTATATATAGTTTTATCCCGAACTTCAATATTTGATGCACAAATTGTCTCGACAGTGCCTGCGTAATGTTTCCCTCAGCAACAAACCGATATCGCCTCCTTTAGAAATGCGGTTAGGCTATTTGCTTATCTATCTCTGAATGTATAATATATTGTCTCAATATTCGCTAGTCATTTAAGATCCATTCATTATGACTATACCATAGCCTACTAAAAACAGAGGGCAAAACTCTAAAATGCTTTTCAATGCATAGGCCTAAGGGAATAACGTTGTCTAGGACTACTTATTGAACGTTGCGCATAACTGGTTTTTAGAATCTCTTTCTATAACCTAACAATTTCCACGTTGGCCCCACTTGAATAAAGTTGGTGGAAATTGACTGATTTTAGAGACATAACATTGAGTGATTCTCAAAGATTTAAAGGAGTATTTGTCTTGTCTAGGTGTCAGATGATTGTGTTCCAGAGTTCAAAAAGTTCAGGACCATTTCAAAATGCCATGATCAATAGTTTAAACTAACGAATGTTATCACACCAACTTCTAAATATCCACCCGACTGTACTCAGGGCTATAATATAATTAAAAAGCGAACTAATTcataaatataaaacatgcattgtAGGCGGTTAATATCTTGAATTTAAACAGGTTTGCAGTTCCGTGGTATTTTTTATATTGAACTTAATCAACAGTTGGCTTATAGGCATTACTGCATCTTTGCTCTGTATGGGAAATGTTATTCAAGTGTAGCCTGGCTTCCTTTTGCTAAGTTTAACGTCACACAATATTAAATTACATGGTTATAGACAGTCTATTAGTACAGTAATTAATCATGCCTTGATTATTGCATTTATCAGAGAAAAAGCAACCACATTTTTAAAGACATAAGTCGCCATATAGGTATTGCTTTTCACTGAATATTTCCACACCGGGCCTACGAAATGGGCCTATGCCCGAGGTAGGAATAACATGTTGCAATCAAGATATAGGTTATATTACTCAAATACCAATAGCTAATGGGTTAACACTACAAGTCCACATGATTCATTCATGTTTTAAATTGCATAATTGGGAAACTTGGAAATGGTGGAATTAAAGCAGAAGTTTAATTATTTTCATAAAAAAATATGTTAAGGTCTTGTGCCACCCTTATCAAACACACATATGTTGTGTCTGAATATATAGTTGACAGGCCTATAAATCTTTTATTTCTGTTCTTAGCTGTCGGTGTAGCTAGCTGAGAATAGCTTCAAGCCAAGGCCAAGATATTCTCCTCTACCGGCACAAACTGGTGTGAGGCACAATGTACCATTTCCTTAATTCTGTGTGAAAGGCGAGAAGTCACACACAGTGGGCGTGTCTGAAGTGACAGGCTACAACAGAGAACAACAGCCCTAGAGCATTGATCACTGCCACACATCTATATCTATTGGCTCATCTGTCCATCAAACGCTTGTGTTTCCACTTTGCATCTATAACTCATGCAAATACATAGCTATACTCTGGAAATGTTCTTGAATATGAATGAATGAAGTATTTCTAAATGATTTTGGCCTCTGAATGATCGCTACACACATCCACCCTGTCGTTGGTTATTTAGCTGAATACCATATTACAGAGATCTCTCCTCGTTTCACCAACAGCTATTGTCAAACTCAACttcttttgtgtgtgtttgtgtacatgtgTGAGTTTGTTTgtgcatgagtatgtgtgtgtttgtgtacatgcatgcatgaatgtgtgtgtgtgtgtggaggcccACACACAATGGCCTAaactgatgtaatgatggtgAAAGGGAGCGATTTCCATTTTTACCCACATCATGGTGGCTGTGTATGGAGGTCCCCGGTGGAAGGCAATTTATCATGTCCCCCTCCCCTGGCCTGTCACTGGGTGAACAGGCAGGCACATGTGTGCATGAATTACCACCACTACCCCCTTCCGCTGGCTCACAGTGTGTAAAGCCAACAAGCAGAGGAGAAAAATGACTTTGCTACAGCATT
The Oncorhynchus nerka isolate Pitt River linkage group LG28, Oner_Uvic_2.0, whole genome shotgun sequence genome window above contains:
- the LOC115113100 gene encoding LOW QUALITY PROTEIN: zinc finger protein 503-like (The sequence of the model RefSeq protein was modified relative to this genomic sequence to represent the inferred CDS: inserted 1 base in 1 codon), which encodes MITSPSVSALRNSRIHLVWESIDSRNIINKPFLHSXSPSDHLRQANRVPIKVLKMLTARSGHILHPEYLQPLPSTPISPIELDAKKSPLALLAQTCSQIGKPDPPPSSKLSSITSNGSSDKESKSGPLKMSDIGVDDKSSFKPYSKPSDKKDSSSGVSSGEKTGFRVPSATCQPFTPRTGSPNSSTSASPMPSEGKCGDREDKKDSDCNKNGTTDGSGTTNSHSRISVSCGGINVEVNQHQETTPGSKVMSSESSSLTSVSSASGLGSGLVAPVSPYKPGQTVFPLPPAGMHYPGSLGAYAGYPQHFLPHGGSLVNAQLASMGCSKAGSSPLAGASPPSIMSASLCRDPYCLSYHCASHLAGAASASQQCHDNAAAAAANAMKSGYHHMYPTHLLHGMHSSPQSFSGHPLYPYGFMLPNDPLPHVCNWVSANGPCDKRFSSSEELLNHLRTHTAFTGAEKLISGYPNSSSLASAAAAAMACHMHMPQSGGPGSPGTLTLRSPHHALGLSSRYHPYSKSPLPTGAPVPVPAATGPYYSPYALYGQRLTTASALGYQ